One window of the Pseudomonadota bacterium genome contains the following:
- a CDS encoding carotenoid 1,2-hydratase, whose translation MTERRLARSSTARAVIIAVLIGGTALALWATLPHRPRPEEGAAGPVSASAALRGDPAANEGYARVHTPRPFRFPDDHGPHPEFRTEWWYFTGNLDGADGRPFGYQLTFFRIAQSPKPVSPDSPWRANTLYMAHFTVSDIAQGAFHDHERLSRGAMGLAGAEPGTLRLWLDDWSATPTAPEGLPVRLRAAEGEVAIDLRLARGKPPVPHGDRGLSRKSAEAGNASYYYSLTRMPTDGVVTVGRERFTVSGLSWMDREWSTSALGPDQIGWDWYALQLSNGQELMFYRLRRRDGSTDPHSAGTIVRHDGTPLALMAGEVVIDTLSTWVSPHGGHRYPARTRLQVPKADLELEVTPRLPDQELEVSVRYWEGAVEARGTARGLPVTGRGYLELTGYADG comes from the coding sequence TCCTCGGCCGGAGGAGGGAGCCGCGGGCCCCGTCTCCGCGAGCGCGGCGCTCCGCGGCGACCCCGCGGCGAACGAGGGCTACGCCCGCGTCCACACCCCGCGACCCTTCCGTTTCCCCGACGACCACGGCCCGCACCCCGAATTCCGTACCGAGTGGTGGTACTTCACCGGCAATCTGGACGGCGCCGACGGCCGACCCTTCGGGTATCAACTGACCTTTTTCCGGATCGCTCAGAGCCCGAAGCCGGTGTCCCCCGATTCCCCATGGCGCGCCAACACGCTCTATATGGCGCACTTCACCGTCTCCGACATCGCCCAGGGTGCCTTCCACGACCATGAGCGCCTGAGCCGGGGGGCCATGGGGCTTGCCGGTGCCGAGCCCGGCACCCTGCGCCTCTGGCTGGATGACTGGTCGGCCACACCGACCGCCCCAGAAGGGCTGCCGGTGCGGCTACGCGCCGCCGAGGGCGAGGTGGCCATAGACCTCCGGCTGGCTCGGGGCAAGCCGCCCGTGCCCCACGGCGATCGCGGCCTCTCCCGCAAGAGCGCGGAAGCCGGCAACGCCTCGTACTACTATTCGCTGACGCGCATGCCGACCGACGGCGTCGTCACCGTCGGCCGGGAGCGTTTCACGGTCTCGGGCCTCTCCTGGATGGATCGGGAGTGGAGCACGAGTGCCCTGGGCCCGGATCAGATCGGGTGGGATTGGTACGCTCTGCAACTCTCGAACGGACAGGAGCTGATGTTCTACCGCTTGCGGCGCCGGGACGGCAGCACCGATCCGCACAGCGCCGGGACGATCGTGCGCCACGACGGGACGCCCCTGGCGCTCATGGCCGGGGAGGTCGTCATCGACACGCTGTCCACCTGGGTGAGCCCGCACGGCGGACACCGCTATCCGGCCCGCACCCGATTGCAGGTCCCGAAGGCCGACCTGGAGCTCGAGGTCACGCCCCGGCTCCCCGACCAGGAGTTGGAGGTCTCGGTCCGTTACTGGGAGGGGGCCGTCGAGGCGCGCGGCACGGCGCGCGGGCTGCCCGTGACGGGCAGGGGATATCTGGAGCTCACCGGCTATGCCGACGGGTAG